GCCCTCTGATAACTTACTGTATGTTTGTAATGCGTTTCGTACAGTAACATGGTCATTTTTGGACCTTGATTTCGTCTATAGCAATGGTTTCTTGTGTCGGTCCTGTATACAAACGTATAAGGACCTAAAAGAGGTTCTATGATTTCTTCTTACAATAATGAATAAtgcataaatatttaatatgtaaatatataacatacaagtattatatcaatatatgatatagatagCAACATACAATAtcgaatttaaaaaaaaaacgattttTGGATCacatatgaaaataataaattatgaatCTATGATTTAAGTGCGATTATTAAGTACATAATGCACATTATTGGTGTAATTTCTCGTTTTTGTACAATAAGCTATATTAGTGTTATTATCTGCATAGTATATTCACTGCCTGCATGTCCTTATTAATTTTATAATCACGTCCTGTATGTATCTGTATTTAAGGTTGTTGTGATACCTTTATTTATCCACAGACTAAAACTTAGAAATAATCTCAATAACCCAGTTTTTACTCATAACCATTTTAACATTAGAACACTACTCCATGGATGTCATATCTGCGAAGAAGAAACcaacatatttttattaaagtgtATATCAGAATATATTACAGATACTCATCGATttgaatacatattatattaaaGTGTCGAACTATTGTTAGTGGGGTCGgagatacactgtacatatgaCTTATATGCTTGTTAATATTGTGTACTATATGCTTGTAACATACCGAAGTTGTATGGAGAAGGCttatataggctttgcctgACGCCTAATCCGTTTGCTTTGttgcaataaaatttgttgaaattgaaatttatttatcCTCTTTAGATACCAAACCAAGCTTGAGCCTCTGTCAGGGCGACAAGTCCTACCTATCTGTGGTGACTTCCTGTGCGAAGTACATTGACTGTCCAGCATCCCGTAGGACTGGCTCCATTATAGAACGGGAGTGTCCTTACCCTCAGCTGTATGACGAGACTACGGCATCGTGCAAACAACCAGAGAGTGTCACATGTGGGACCAGACGGGAGCCTAAGGAACCATGTTAGTGTACAAttacttttaaatgttttgttctCCAAATATACACACCAGGCATTGAGATACTTATGGATttatcattttcaatattttagttCGGAACTTATTTTTCCATTAAGTGTTGCCAGAAGAGTACAAACGCGAATATTTCAGCTGATAAAGTATAAAGCCATTATATTTGCTCTTTTAAGTGATTCTTTCCTCCCCATCAATTTTCCATTAGTCTATTCAAATCACTAAATTTAAAAATTGGTCACAAAAACAATAAAGgattgtattgtatcatgatgAAAAATCTTAGATTATGACGAAACTgagtaaatgtatttatatcattCCTAATTCCATTCCGAATGTCCACACTTTTGGCCCTAATTAGCGTTCACCGTTTGCCCTTGGATGAGGATGCACGTTTTTTTTCCGTACACCTCAAGTTGTTGACTTCATTTGTGTGTCAGCATGCTATCAATCCGTTTTTGAGAACcgttatattaattattacagcACTAATAAaagttatttgtatgtttttgtacatttgtttgaCATTTATTTGGATTGGAGGGGACACGGTATATAATTGAGTTTGTTTATCCGAAGACACTATTATAATCCTTATTCTCTTAGTCTCTCAGCTCTATCGTgctcttgtttttatttatccATGTTCCCATTACATAGCAGTGTATATTAAGGATTAAACAAACTGAGCATTTGTATATCAATCTAACTTACTCTGTTACAGGCGACTATGATGTCAACAAGTGCAAGACTGCTCACTGTATCCCTTGTCATCTGCGCATGCCCACCTGTGACGGATATCCAGATGGACCGAACGTATGGTCTGGAAGGGAAAGGACGCCATTCTATGTTGTGTGCAAAAACGATCGAGTTATTTCCCAGAACAGATGTTCCGGAGAGAAACCCCAGCGATTTGATCCTGTACTAAAGAAGTGTGTTGACTATACTCCTATTATAGTCTAAATACCCACCCGTTATGTACTTTTGTCAATGTGCCATGTTTATATGAGATTGTTTG
Above is a window of Pecten maximus chromosome 7, xPecMax1.1, whole genome shotgun sequence DNA encoding:
- the LOC117330325 gene encoding uncharacterized protein LOC117330325, with translation MKMERLAVLMVGVVVLTEAREVCDGNVGVQWKGDPKDCDVFYMCVGEVMSQFRCPKGNVVDVSNKRCVKAGSTQDKCSDTKPSLSLCQGDKSYLSVVTSCAKYIDCPASRRTGSIIERECPYPQLYDETTASCKQPESVTCGTRREPKEPCDYDVNKCKTAHCIPCHLRMPTCDGYPDGPNVWSGRERTPFYVVCKNDRVISQNRCSGEKPQRFDPVLKKCVDYTPIIV